The Inquilinus sp. Marseille-Q2685 genomic interval AGGAGGTCGAGCACCGGCATCGACGGTGCGACGATCTGGACCGGGCGCAGGATCTCGGTCAGCGACTTCGGGGCGTCGACGTCGCCGGCCCGGGTTCGGCTCAGCGCCGCCACCACGTCCTTGACGTGGATCATGCCCAGCGCGTCGTCCAGGTTGTCGCGATAGACCGGCATCCGGCTGTGCGCCTCGCGCGCCAGGATGTCGAGCACGCCGGGCAGGGGCGTGTCGACCTCGACCCCGACGATGTCGGCCCGCGGCACCATCACGTCGATCGCCGTGCGGTCGCGCAGCCGCAGGATGTTGCCCAGCAGCATGCGCTCGTGCCGGGCGATCGAGGCCATGTCCTCGCCCTCGTCGCCGTCCTCGATCAGCTCCTCGATGGTCTCGCGCCAGTCCTCCTCGCTCTTGCCGCGCAGCAGGCCTCGCAGCCAGCTGCGCAACGGGTTGGCGTCGGAGGAGCGGGAAGGTCGGCCGGAAGATGTGTCGGACATGGCCTCAGGCGGGATCGGAATAGGGGTCGGCGATGCCGAAGCGGGCCAGGATCGCGGTCTCGATCCGCTCCATCGCCTCGGCCTCGTCGTCGGTCATGTGGTCATGGCCCAGCAGATGCAGGATACCATGAACCACCAAGTGGCGGGCATGGTCTACAGGGGCCTTGCCGTCGCGCTCGGCTTCGGCCAGCACCGTCTCGAGCGCCAGCACGACGTCGCCCAGCACCAGCGGAGCGCCGGGAAAGTCGGGCTCATCAGCCTCGGTCAGGGCGAAGGACAGCACGTTGGTCGGCGCGTCCTTGCCGCGATAGTCGCGGTTCAGCCGCTGCACCGTGGCATCGTCGGCGAACACGATCGACAGCTCGGCCGGACGGCCGGGCTCGATCGCGACGCTTGAGCCCGCCCCCGCGGCGACCGTGGCCTCGACCAGAGACTCGATGGCGGCGGCAAGGGCGTCCTCGTCGGCAAAGCCGGGCCCCAACGCCGACCAGCCGGGCGCGTCGATGCTGACGGTGAGGTCGATCACGGCTTCGGCTTCCGGGCGCGGTCCGCCGCCTCGTAGGCGCGCACGATGCGCGCGACCAGCGGGTGGCGCACCACGTCGCGGTCGCTGAAGCGGACGACGCGGATGCCCTCGACCCCGTCCAGAATCTCCAGCGCGTCGACCAGGCCGGACTTCTCGCCGCGCGGCAGGTCGACCTGGCTGATGTCGCCGGTGACCACCATGCGGCTGGCCTCGCCCATCCGGGTCAGGGCCATGCGCATCTGCATCACCGTGGTGTTCTGCGCCTCGTCCAGGATGACGAAGGAATGGGCCAGGGTGCGGCCGCGCATGAAGGCCAGCGGCGCGATCTCGATCACGCCGGTCTCCATGTGCTTGGCCACCTGCTCGGCCGGCAGCAGGTCGTAGAGAGCGTCGTAGAGCGGGCGGAGATAGGGGTCGACCTTCTCCTTCATGTCGCCGGGCAGGAAGCCCAGCCGCTCGCCGGCCTCGACCGCGGGGCGCGACAGCACGATGCGGTCGACCCGGCCGGCGATCAGCATCGACACCGCCTGGGCGACGGCGAGATAGGTCTTGCCGGTGCCCGCCGGGCCGACGCCGAACACCATCTCGCTCTGCGCCAGCGCCTCGATGTACTCCGCCTGGGTCGGGGAGCGCGGGCCGATCCGCTTGCGCCGGGTGACGATGGCGCCGTCGGATTTCAGGAGCGCGCTGCGCAGCGGCGTCCCGTCGGCGGCGGGCGCGTCGCGCACCAGCCGGATCACGCCGTCGATGTCGGCGCCGGTGACGCCCTGGCCCTGGGACAGCCGCTGCCACAGCGTCTCCAGCACCAGCCGGGCCTGCTCCACGGGCTCGGCCGGGCCCTTGATGGTGACGGTGTTGCCGCGCGACGCGAGGGACACGCCGAGCTGGTGCTCGATCCGCAGGAGATGCGTGTCGTGCTCGCCATACAGCAGCGGCAGCAGACGGTTGTCGTCGAAGCTGATCTCGGCACGCTGGGTCGCGGGCTTGGACCGGGCCGGCATCACGCCCGGGCCGTCGGGGCCGCGGGCGGTCACGCCGCCTCCTCCGCATCCGCCAGCACGACGGTGCCGGTCAGGCTCAGCAGCTTGCCTTCGGTGATGCGGACGGGCTGGACGGTGCCGAGCAGCCGGGCCGGCGCGTCGAGATGCACCGACTGCATCCAGGGGCTGCGGCCGTGCAGCTGGCCGGGACGGCGGCCCTGGCGGTCCAGCAGCACCGGCACGACCCGGCCGGCCATGCCCCGGTTGAAGGCGGCCTGCTGTTCCCACAGCAGCTGCTGCAGCGCCTGCAGCCGCTCGTCCTTCGCCGCCTCGGGCAGCTGGTCCTCCAGCGCCGCGGCCGGGGTGCCGGGCCGGGCGCTGTACTTGAAGCTGTAGGCCTGGGCGAAGCCGATCTCGGTGACCAGCTTCAGCGTGTCGGCGAAGTCGCGGTCGGTCTCGCCGGGGAAGCCGACGATGAAGTCGGAGGACAGCGCCAGGTCCGGCCGTGCCGCGCGCAGCCGGTCGACGGTCCGGCGGTACGTCGAGGCGTCGTGCTTGCGGTTCATCGCCGCCAGGATGCGGTCCGACCCGCTCTGCACCGGCAGGTGCAGGAACGGCATCAGCTGCGGCACGTCGCGATGCGCCGCCACCAGCTCGTCGTCGACGTCGCGCGGGTGGCTGGTGGTGTAGCGGATGCGGTCAAGGCCGTCGATCTCGGCCAGGGCGCGGATCAGCCGGCCCAGGCCCCAGACGGTCCCGTCCGGCCCGTCGCCATGGAAGGCGTTGACGTTCTGGCCCAGAAGGGTGATCTCGCGGGCGCCGAGCCCGACCAGGCGCCGGGCCTCGCCCAGGATGCCGGCGACATCCCGCGAATATTCGGCGCCGCGGGTGTAGGGCACGACGCAGAAGGTGCAGAACTTGTCGCAGCCCTCCTGCACCGACAGGAAGGCCGAGGCGCCCTGGACGCCGAGCTCGCCGGGCAGATGGTCGAACTTGCTCTCGACCGGGAAGTCGGTGTTGACCAGCGGACGTCCGGCCTGGCGGTGGGCGCGGGCCACCATCTCCGGCAGCTGGTGGTAGGTCTGCGGCCCGAACACCATGTCGACCCATGGGGCGCGATGGGCGATCTCCTCGCCCTCGGCCTGGGCGACGCAACCGGCCACGGCGACGATCATCGGTTCGTCCCCGGCCTTCGCCTCCTTCAGCGGGCGCAGCCGGCCGAGGTCGGAGAACACCTTCTCCGTCGCCTTCTCGCGGATGTGGCAGGTGTTGAGGATGACCATGTCGGCCCCCTCCGGGCTGTCGGCCAGGGCGTAGCCGAGCGGCGCCAGGATGTCCGCCATCCGACCGCTGTCGTAGACGTTCATCTGGCAGCCCCAGGTCTTGATGAACAGCTTCTTGCTGGCGGCTGTGGTCACGCGCGCGGGTCCGATCGGGTCCAGATCTCAGAGGAATTGCGATGATAGATCACGGCGGCGCGCGCGGAAATCAAGCCTTGGCTCATGCCGCGCGGCGCTGATCGGCTATGCTTTCGTCCGCCGGGGCCTGCAGCCGGCCGGCATTGGCGGCGGACACGCCGGCGGCGATGGCGCGCCAGCAATGGTCCGCCAGGGCCTTGCGCGACCGCACATCCTCCAGCGTCACCGGCGGGTGGAAGATCACGGTGATCCGCAGATGCCCCTGCTTCACCACGTTCCAGAGGTGAGGCATCAGGTCCATGTCGCCGTACCAGGCGTAGATCGGGCGCAGGCGGCGGCCCAGCGGGATGCCGTCCAGCGTGGTGCAGGCCAGCGACACCGGCTGCACCGTCAGCGGCCGGCCGTCGATGCGCATCCCGGCGGCGGCGAACAGCGCGCTCTTGAACGGCAGGGTGCGGTTGCCGTCGCTCGACGTGCCCTCGGGGAACAGGACCAGGTTGTCGCCGGCCTCGAGCCGCGCCTGCAGGCTGTCGCGCTGGATGTCGGCCGACCCGCGCTTGGCCCGGTCGACGAAGACGGTGCGCTGCAGCCGCGCCAGGGCGCCGAAGAACGGCCAGGTGCCGACCTCGGTCTTGGCGACGAAGCTGCCGGGGATCAGCGACCCCAGCACCTCGATGTCGAGATAGGACAGGTGGTTGGAGACGAACAGCGTCGGCGCCGCGGTCGACATCGTGCCCCGGGTCTCGACGTCGAGGCCGAGAATGCGGCAGCAGGTCCGGTGGTAGAACACCGGCAGGCTGGTCTGCAGCCGCCAGCCGAAGCGCACGGCCAGGGCCTGCACCGGCATCAGCATGACGGTCCAGGGCACATAGACGGCGAGCCGGGCCACCGCCCGGAGCTTCGACCCGAGACGCGTACCCGCCATCGCGCCGGTCAGTCCTTGCGAAAGGCCAGGACCGGTCCCTGGTCGCGCTTCCGCTCGTAGTGCTTGAAGTATTTCTCGGTCACCAGGTCGGTCTTGACGATGATGGCCACGTCGGTGGTGCCGAACTGCTGGTCGATCACCGCGCCGTCGCCGACATGGCCGCCGAGGCGGAGATAGCCCTTGATCAGCGGCGGCAGGGCCGCGATCGCCTCGCGCTGGTCGATCTCGGCCAGCGGCAGCAGGCGCATGTCGGTGTAGCGCTCGGGCAGGGCCTTGGGCCGCAGTGCCGGCGGCGCCAGGTGATAGTGATACAGATAGGACAGCGGCAGCTTCAGCGCGTCGGGGTCGGTCCCCGGCAGGCTGGCGCAGCCGAACATGATCTCGATGTCATGCTGGAACAGATAGGCGGCGATGCCGCGCCACAGCAGCTGCATGGTGCCGCCGGAGCGATAGGGGCCGGCGACGCAGGACCGCCCGAGCTCCAGGATCTGGCCGGGATGGGCCTCGATCTTGGCGATGTCGTATTCGCTGGCGGAGTAGAAGGCGCCGATCTTCGCCGCCCCGTCGCGCTGGATCAGCCGATAGGTGCCGACCACGCCCTGGGGGCCCTTGCCGCGCGCGTGGTCGATCACCAGCAGGTGGTGGGCGACATCGTCATAGGTGTCGAAGTCGCGGCGGGCGGCCGCCATCTCGGCCGAGGGTTGGGCCGCCATCTCCTGATAGAAGACGGCATAGCGCAGCTCCTGGGCCGCCCAAATCTCCTCCTCCGTCTCGGCCAGCCGGACCTCCAGATTGCCTGCGCGCAGGCTGAATCCGTGGTCATCGACGAAGGTTGTGACTGCCATGCTGCGTCCGTCCGCTCCAATTCTCCCGAGGCGCCGCGCGGCGATTCTCATGTCACCGCACAAGGCGCCCGCCCAATTATAAAGCAGAACGGTTACAAATGTGCGCTGATTTCGCGGGCGGGACCGCCGGCCCCTCGCCCGGGCCGGAACCGGGCGGTCCGCCGGGTGACGGACCGCCGCGATTCGGGATCAGTCCCGCCGGGCGCGGGTGCCGAGGCCGATCTGCTTCGCCAGCTTGCTGCGCTGCTTGGCGTAGTTCGGCGCCACCATCGGATAGTCGGCCGGCAGGCCCCAGCGCTCGCGATACTCGTCCGGGGTCATGTTGTAGGCCGTCTTCAGATGACGCTTCAGCATCTTCAGCTGCTTGCCGTCCTCGAGACAGATGATGTAGTCCGGCGTGACCGACTTCTTGATGGGAACCGCCGGCTGCGGCTTTTCCGCGACCGGAGTCGGCTCAGTCCCGAGGCCGTTCAGCGCGCGGTAGACTTGCTCGATCAGGCCCGGCAGGTCCGAGATCGCAACGGTATTGTTTCCTACGTGTGCCGCGACGATTTGGCTTGTCAGGTTCATCAAATCGTTGGACGGCGTTTCATTGCTCATGTTCACACTCCCGCGGCACGATTGTTGGGTATATAAGTCGCCCACTACTGGACTGCAACACGAATCGACATGAAAATCGAGAAAGCGTCATGAGCAATCAGCCACCGGTCCGGACTCTCGATGTAACGGCGGAAGTCTGCCCTTTCACTTTCGTCAAAACCAAGCTGCTGCTGGAAGATATGAAGCCCGGCGAGGTGGCGGAAATACGGCTGAATGCGGGTGAGCCGCTGATCAATGTTCCGCGCTCGGCGACGGAAAGCGGCCATCGCGTGCTGTCGGTGGAGCCCGAGGATGCCGGCGAGACCCGCTGGCTGGTGCGCATCGAGCGCGGCCCGAAGGGCTGACCACCGGCGGTTTCGCCCGCAATTCATCTATTTAGTTGTGTAGTTGACTTTCATTTCACGCCCTGTCACGTCGAAGCTTCCCGCCCGAGGAGGACACCCTTCGATGCGCTCCCACCGCACATCCCGACTGGCCACGCTGGCCCTGATGCTCGCCATCGCCGGCGGCCCGCCCGCAATGGCCCAGGACATCCTGCCCGACGGCATCACCCCGGCCGCCGACCCGTCGGCGGTCCCGGCCACGGCGAAG includes:
- a CDS encoding hemolysin family protein; translation: MSDTSSGRPSRSSDANPLRSWLRGLLRGKSEEDWRETIEELIEDGDEGEDMASIARHERMLLGNILRLRDRTAIDVMVPRADIVGVEVDTPLPGVLDILAREAHSRMPVYRDNLDDALGMIHVKDVVAALSRTRAGDVDAPKSLTEILRPVQIVAPSMPVLDLLLQMREKRQHMALVIDEFGGIDGLITIEDLVEEIVGEIEDEHDIDEPPQLVEKPDGTLIADARLPIEAFEAKVGTVLEEDERDDIDTLGGLVFALAGRIPARGELLTHPKGFEFEVIDADPRRIKRLRIRRRDGAEAG
- the ybeY gene encoding rRNA maturation RNase YbeY; protein product: MIDLTVSIDAPGWSALGPGFADEDALAAAIESLVEATVAAGAGSSVAIEPGRPAELSIVFADDATVQRLNRDYRGKDAPTNVLSFALTEADEPDFPGAPLVLGDVVLALETVLAEAERDGKAPVDHARHLVVHGILHLLGHDHMTDDEAEAMERIETAILARFGIADPYSDPA
- a CDS encoding PhoH family protein yields the protein MPARSKPATQRAEISFDDNRLLPLLYGEHDTHLLRIEHQLGVSLASRGNTVTIKGPAEPVEQARLVLETLWQRLSQGQGVTGADIDGVIRLVRDAPAADGTPLRSALLKSDGAIVTRRKRIGPRSPTQAEYIEALAQSEMVFGVGPAGTGKTYLAVAQAVSMLIAGRVDRIVLSRPAVEAGERLGFLPGDMKEKVDPYLRPLYDALYDLLPAEQVAKHMETGVIEIAPLAFMRGRTLAHSFVILDEAQNTTVMQMRMALTRMGEASRMVVTGDISQVDLPRGEKSGLVDALEILDGVEGIRVVRFSDRDVVRHPLVARIVRAYEAADRARKPKP
- the miaB gene encoding tRNA (N6-isopentenyl adenosine(37)-C2)-methylthiotransferase MiaB; this encodes MNVYDSGRMADILAPLGYALADSPEGADMVILNTCHIREKATEKVFSDLGRLRPLKEAKAGDEPMIVAVAGCVAQAEGEEIAHRAPWVDMVFGPQTYHQLPEMVARAHRQAGRPLVNTDFPVESKFDHLPGELGVQGASAFLSVQEGCDKFCTFCVVPYTRGAEYSRDVAGILGEARRLVGLGAREITLLGQNVNAFHGDGPDGTVWGLGRLIRALAEIDGLDRIRYTTSHPRDVDDELVAAHRDVPQLMPFLHLPVQSGSDRILAAMNRKHDASTYRRTVDRLRAARPDLALSSDFIVGFPGETDRDFADTLKLVTEIGFAQAYSFKYSARPGTPAAALEDQLPEAAKDERLQALQQLLWEQQAAFNRGMAGRVVPVLLDRQGRRPGQLHGRSPWMQSVHLDAPARLLGTVQPVRITEGKLLSLTGTVVLADAEEAA
- a CDS encoding 1-acyl-sn-glycerol-3-phosphate acyltransferase, with product MAGTRLGSKLRAVARLAVYVPWTVMLMPVQALAVRFGWRLQTSLPVFYHRTCCRILGLDVETRGTMSTAAPTLFVSNHLSYLDIEVLGSLIPGSFVAKTEVGTWPFFGALARLQRTVFVDRAKRGSADIQRDSLQARLEAGDNLVLFPEGTSSDGNRTLPFKSALFAAAGMRIDGRPLTVQPVSLACTTLDGIPLGRRLRPIYAWYGDMDLMPHLWNVVKQGHLRITVIFHPPVTLEDVRSRKALADHCWRAIAAGVSAANAGRLQAPADESIADQRRAA
- a CDS encoding GNAT family N-acetyltransferase produces the protein MAVTTFVDDHGFSLRAGNLEVRLAETEEEIWAAQELRYAVFYQEMAAQPSAEMAAARRDFDTYDDVAHHLLVIDHARGKGPQGVVGTYRLIQRDGAAKIGAFYSASEYDIAKIEAHPGQILELGRSCVAGPYRSGGTMQLLWRGIAAYLFQHDIEIMFGCASLPGTDPDALKLPLSYLYHYHLAPPALRPKALPERYTDMRLLPLAEIDQREAIAALPPLIKGYLRLGGHVGDGAVIDQQFGTTDVAIIVKTDLVTEKYFKHYERKRDQGPVLAFRKD
- a CDS encoding MucR family transcriptional regulator, which translates into the protein MSNETPSNDLMNLTSQIVAAHVGNNTVAISDLPGLIEQVYRALNGLGTEPTPVAEKPQPAVPIKKSVTPDYIICLEDGKQLKMLKRHLKTAYNMTPDEYRERWGLPADYPMVAPNYAKQRSKLAKQIGLGTRARRD
- a CDS encoding sulfurtransferase TusA family protein encodes the protein MSNQPPVRTLDVTAEVCPFTFVKTKLLLEDMKPGEVAEIRLNAGEPLINVPRSATESGHRVLSVEPEDAGETRWLVRIERGPKG